A portion of the Apus apus isolate bApuApu2 chromosome 3, bApuApu2.pri.cur, whole genome shotgun sequence genome contains these proteins:
- the SDE2 gene encoding splicing regulator SDE2, whose amino-acid sequence MALLVREPLGARARLLPLPPGGGSVRGLLRDRARALNIPEESLYVKCNGRLVDDEDVLQNGAVYSLEPRLCGGKGGFGSMLRALGAQIEKTTNREACRDLSGRRLRDVNHEKAMAEWVKQQAEREAEKEQRRLERLQRKLAEPKHFFTNPDYQQQCHEMAERLEDSVLKGLQASSSRTVSPESSSSRKRPGESVKNGTKSQKRKCFWLGLEGLDDQDSSDGEDDSEGDSPYASDESCPSGSRYNDNAGNSNEGSNSSVDSVEDTPATSATEKPLEQLEGTGRNLQGETHTSGQTEIPVEENSKMTLPLKEEAQEKNEVTQAVGEEQENVSSKTQETNQLQCTEVEPVDLLVFNSAAELEVLGLDKLKMELMSLGLKCGGTLKERAARLFSVRGLSRDQIDPALFAKPSKGKRK is encoded by the exons AATATTCCTGAAGAAAGCTTGTATGTGAAATGTAATGGGCGACTGGTTGATGATGAAGATGTCCTGCAGAATGGGGCTGTTTATAGTCTGGAACCAAGACTTTGTGGTGGAAAAGGAG GGTTTGGATCTATGCTGCGAGCGCTTGGTGCTCAGATTGAAAAGACAACAAATAGAGAGGCTTGCCGAGATCTCAGTGGAAGGAGACTTAGAGATGTCAATCATGAAAAAGC GATGGCTGAATGGGTGAAGCAGCAGGCGGAACgggaagcagaaaaagagcaaaggCGCTTGGAAAGGCTGCAGCGGAAACTTGCAGAGCCAAAGCACTTTTTCACAAATCCAGACTACCAGCAGCAGTGTCATGAAATGGCTGAACGACTAGAAGATTCAGTCCTTAAAG GATTGCAGGCCTCTTCAAGCAGAACAGTGTcaccagaaagcagcagcagtcgGAAGCGTCCAGGTGAATCTgtaaaaaatggaacaaaatcccaaaaaagaaaatgtttttg gctggggttggaaggatTGGATGATCAAGACAGTTCAGATGGTGAGGATGACAGTGAAGGTGATTCACCTTATGCATCTGATGAAAGTTGTCCATCAGGCAGCAGATACAATGACAATGCTGGAAACTCAAATGAAGGTTCAAACAGCTCTGTAGATTCAGTAGAGGATACGCCAGCTACCAGTGCTACTGAGAAACCACTGGAGCAGCTAGAAGGTACTGGAAGAAATCTGCAAGGAGAGACACACACAAGTGGGCAAACTGAAATTCCAGttgaagaaaacagtaaaatgacATTGCCCTTGAAGGAAGAAGCCCAAGAAAAGAATGAAGTAACCCAAGCTGTAGGAGAGGagcaagaaaatgtttcctctAAGACACAGGAGACGAACCAGTTACAGTGCACA gAGGTGGAACCTGTAGACCTCCTGGTGTTCAACTCTGCTGCTGAACTGGAAGTCCTGGGTTTGGATAAACTGAAGATGGAATTGATGTCTCTAGGACTGAAATGTGGAGGCACTTTAAAGGAAAGAGCAGCAAGGCTTTTTTCTGTGAGAGGTCTGTCTAGAGACCAGATAGATCCTGCCTTGTTTGCAAAGCCATCTaaggggaaaagaaagtga
- the LOC127382883 gene encoding left-right determination factor 1-like, whose protein sequence is MQAACYCTSVESSPREISPSSLLYQQRRMDMKFARMLCVLCLVITVRAFTQEGLKEVLLKQLGLSEIPKLHKRDMVDLVIPDHVKNKYFSMLKRQRVKRQALPSLASILRGIPGNAEVLYSDTIMRQNLIFDMEGRIPKNSEVTMAELKLFKKPLDRANLPARQPHRPVSNARVSVYWVHRQQDGTKRTSLIDSRLVPIRESGWKNFDVTQAVHYWLRNRRREPMFLEVWIEGERVGNHALEMAKAVRFTSQDPKDKALGKPELVLYTLSLENYGGPEDCTEEVVAGKSACCRQKHYISFRELSWTQYWIIEPAGYQAYRCQGGCLQSPTPPWHFGYGERTCAVTETSPLPMMYLVKRGNRTEIEAAEFPNMIVEKCSCVADGTALV, encoded by the exons ATGCAGGCAGCCTGCTACTGCACCTCTGTtgagagcagccccagggagaTCTCTCCTTCATCTCTGCTTTACCAACAGAGGAGGATGGACATGAAGTTTGCCCGAATGCTCTGCGTGCTCTGCCTGGTCATCACTGTCCGAGCATTTACCCAGGAAGGGCTCAAGGAGGTGTTGCTGAAGCAGCTGGGGCTCTCTGAGATCCCTAAGCTTCATAAGAGAGACATGGTGGATCTGGTTATCCCAGACCATGTAAAGAACAAATACTTCTCCATGCTGAAGCGCCAGAGGGTGAAGCGCCAAGCTTTGCCGAGCCTGGCCAGCATCCTCAGGGGGATCCCTGGCAATGCAG AAGTCCTCTACTCTGACACCATCATGCGCCAGAACCTGATCTTTGACATGGAGGGCAGAATACCTAAAAACAGTGAAGTGACAATGGCTGAACTGAAACTTTTCAAAAAGCCTCTGGACAGAGCAAACCTGCCTGCCAGGCAGCCTCACAGGCCTGTATCCAATGCAAGAGTCAGCGTGTACTGGGTGCACCGGCAGCAGGATGGTACCAAAAGAACCTCCCTGATAGACTCCAG GCTGGTTCCCATACGCGAGTCAGGCTGGAAAAACTTTGATGTGACTCAGGCCGTGCATTACTGGCTGCGAAACAGGAGGCGGGAGCCAATGTTCCTGGAGGTCTGGATCGAAGGAGAAAGGGTAGGCAACCATGCCTTGGAAATGGCCAAAGCTGTGCGTTTCACCTCTCAGGACCCCAAGGATAAAGCCCTAGGCAAACCTGAACTGGTGCTTTACACCCTCAGCTTGGAAAACTATGG GGGCCCCGAGGACTGCACAGAGGAGGTGGTGGCGGGAAAGTCCGCCTGCTGCCGGCAGAAGCACTACATCAGCTTCCGCGAGCTCTCCTGGACGCAGTACTGGATCATCGAGCCAGCAGGGTACCAGGCTTACCGGTGCCAGGGGGGCTGCCTGCAGTCCCCCACCCCGCCCTGGCACTTCGGCTACGGGGAGCGCACCTGCGCTGTGACAGAgacctcccccctccccatgaTGTACCTGGTGAAGAGAGGCAACCGCACCGAGATCGAAGCAGCCGAGTTTCCGAACATGATCGTTGAGAAGTGCAGCTGCGTCGCAGACGGCACGGCGCTGGTGTGA